A genomic stretch from Carassius auratus strain Wakin chromosome 35, ASM336829v1, whole genome shotgun sequence includes:
- the LOC113054430 gene encoding protein eva-1 homolog C isoform X1 yields MISAQHPRRCRPPGLCVQILYSVLILWTKEMEGLSDFSNYLFRIINSQSAQACDGDFLLLKCPRHSTITIQSAFYGQNAALPGIVPGMRCQWLNNSCSASTALQKVLSECQGHRNCQFLVNHQVFGIDPCPGTPKYLHVSYRCKPTEHKKKVTCEGDRLLLHCKHPKVLNIYSAVYGRQLEGGDLCPSEEQPPPFECLFHGAVDVVSNICYGKQRCLFTIDEERFKNPCPTGTKKYITVFYACVPESLLREADPSSFQTTSVPNQSTKEGEHPVVRNSKFPENRIIVSNSLMAYGYITEHPEMAGLLFTSSVCVGLLIVLIAVSTQLTCSRRLNTTRTFRKKSSTHLEEEEPMNQDNDEEEEDEDEKGSLMDSSNLSEVSRKVYCWEDVTYTTEAAELMERIERRELVIQEIRMNAYLNGNTCILHSYMPTITQNVQ; encoded by the exons CACCTGGACTGTGTGTTCAAATACTTTACAGTGTTCTCATACTGTGGACCAAAGAAATGGAAGGACTCTCCGATTTCTCAA ATTATCTGTTTAGGATCATCAACAGTCAATCAGCTCAAGCCTGTGATGGAGATTTCCTGCTCCTCAAGTGTCCACGACACTCCACAATAACTATTCAGTCTGCATTTTATGGACAGAATGCAGCCCTTCCCGGGATTGTGCCAGGAATGAGATGCCAATGGCTTAATAACAGCTGTTCTGCTAGCACAGCACTGCAG AAAGTGCTCTCTGAATGCCAAGGTCACAGAAATTGCCAGTTTCTGGTTAATCATCAAGTCTTTGGCATAGATCCTTGTCCTGGAACCCCTAAATACCTCCATGTATCATACAGATGTAAACCTA CAGAGCACAAGAAGAAAGTAACATGTGAGGGAGATCGACTTTTGCTGCACTGCAAACATCCAAAAGTGCTGAATATCTACTCTGCTGTTTATGGCAGACAGTTGGAGGGGGGAGACTTGTGCCCATCAGAGGAGCAACCTCCACCATTCG AATGTCTTTTTCATGGAGCTGTTGATGTGGTATCCAACATCTGCTATGGAAAACAGAGGTGTTTGTTTACCATAGATGAGGAACGTTTCAAAAACCCCTGCCCTACAGGAACAAAAAAGTATATCACTGTCTTCTATGCATGCG TTCCAGAAAGTTTACTCAGGGAGGCTGATCCCAGCAGTTTCCAAACTACCTCAGTTCCTAACCAGAGTACAAAAGAAG GGGAACACCCAGTTGTCAGAAATTCTAAGTTTCCAGAGAACAGGATTATTGTCAGCAACTCTTTGATGGCATACGGCTACATTACAG agcATCCAGAGATGGCAGGACTGCTCTTCACATCAAGTGTTTGTGTGGGACTTCTGATTGTTCTAATAGCGGTTTCAACACAGTTAACATGCAGTAGACGTCTAAATACAACTAGAACATTCAGGAAGAAGAGTAGCACTCATCTGGAAGAGGAGGAGCCAATGAACCAGGATAACGAcgaagaagaggaagatgaggatgaaAAAGGGTCCCTAATGGACAGCTCTAACCTGTCAGAGGTTAGCAGGAAGGTGTATTGCTGGGAAGATGTGACGTATACCACAGAGGCAGCAGAGCTGATGGAGAGGATTGAGCGCAGAGAGCTTGTGATTCAGGAGATCAGGATGAACGCATACCTCAATGGAAACACATGCATCCTGCATTCATACATGCCAACTATTACGCAGAACGTGCAATAG
- the LOC113054430 gene encoding protein eva-1 homolog C isoform X2, with protein MRCQWLNNSCSASTALQKVLSECQGHRNCQFLVNHQVFGIDPCPGTPKYLHVSYRCKPTEHKKKVTCEGDRLLLHCKHPKVLNIYSAVYGRQLEGGDLCPSEEQPPPFECLFHGAVDVVSNICYGKQRCLFTIDEERFKNPCPTGTKKYITVFYACVPESLLREADPSSFQTTSVPNQSTKEGEHPVVRNSKFPENRIIVSNSLMAYGYITEHPEMAGLLFTSSVCVGLLIVLIAVSTQLTCSRRLNTTRTFRKKSSTHLEEEEPMNQDNDEEEEDEDEKGSLMDSSNLSEVSRKVYCWEDVTYTTEAAELMERIERRELVIQEIRMNAYLNGNTCILHSYMPTITQNVQ; from the exons ATGAGATGCCAATGGCTTAATAACAGCTGTTCTGCTAGCACAGCACTGCAG AAAGTGCTCTCTGAATGCCAAGGTCACAGAAATTGCCAGTTTCTGGTTAATCATCAAGTCTTTGGCATAGATCCTTGTCCTGGAACCCCTAAATACCTCCATGTATCATACAGATGTAAACCTA CAGAGCACAAGAAGAAAGTAACATGTGAGGGAGATCGACTTTTGCTGCACTGCAAACATCCAAAAGTGCTGAATATCTACTCTGCTGTTTATGGCAGACAGTTGGAGGGGGGAGACTTGTGCCCATCAGAGGAGCAACCTCCACCATTCG AATGTCTTTTTCATGGAGCTGTTGATGTGGTATCCAACATCTGCTATGGAAAACAGAGGTGTTTGTTTACCATAGATGAGGAACGTTTCAAAAACCCCTGCCCTACAGGAACAAAAAAGTATATCACTGTCTTCTATGCATGCG TTCCAGAAAGTTTACTCAGGGAGGCTGATCCCAGCAGTTTCCAAACTACCTCAGTTCCTAACCAGAGTACAAAAGAAG GGGAACACCCAGTTGTCAGAAATTCTAAGTTTCCAGAGAACAGGATTATTGTCAGCAACTCTTTGATGGCATACGGCTACATTACAG agcATCCAGAGATGGCAGGACTGCTCTTCACATCAAGTGTTTGTGTGGGACTTCTGATTGTTCTAATAGCGGTTTCAACACAGTTAACATGCAGTAGACGTCTAAATACAACTAGAACATTCAGGAAGAAGAGTAGCACTCATCTGGAAGAGGAGGAGCCAATGAACCAGGATAACGAcgaagaagaggaagatgaggatgaaAAAGGGTCCCTAATGGACAGCTCTAACCTGTCAGAGGTTAGCAGGAAGGTGTATTGCTGGGAAGATGTGACGTATACCACAGAGGCAGCAGAGCTGATGGAGAGGATTGAGCGCAGAGAGCTTGTGATTCAGGAGATCAGGATGAACGCATACCTCAATGGAAACACATGCATCCTGCATTCATACATGCCAACTATTACGCAGAACGTGCAATAG